Proteins encoded in a region of the Canis lupus dingo isolate Sandy chromosome 17, ASM325472v2, whole genome shotgun sequence genome:
- the LOC112664035 gene encoding histone H2A type 2-C, translating to MSGRGKQGGKARAKAKSRSSRAGLQFPVGRVHRLLRKGNYAERVGAGAPVYMAAVLEYLTAEILELAGNAARDNKKTRIIPRHLQLAIRNDEELNKLLGKVTIAQGGVLPNIQAVLLPKKTESHKAKSK from the coding sequence ATGTCTGGTCGTGGCAAGCAAGGAGGCAAGGCCCGCGCCAAGGCCAAGTCGCGCTCGTCCCGCGCCGGCCTGCAGTTCCCAGTGGGGCGCGTGCACCGGCTGCTGCGTAAGGGCAACTACGCCGAGCGGGTGGGGGCCGGCGCTCCCGTCTACATGGCGGCCGTGCTGGAGTACCTGACGGCCGAGATCCTGGAGCTGGCGGGCAACGCGGCCCGCGACAACAAGAAGACGCGTATCATCCCCCGCCACCTGCAGCTGGCCATCCGCAACGACGAGGAGCTCAACAAGCTGCTGGGCAAGGTCACCATCGCCCAGGGCGGCGTCCTGCCCAACATCCAGGCCGTTCTCTTACCAAAGAAAACTGAAAGCCACAAagccaaaagtaaataa
- the LOC112664034 gene encoding histone H2A type 2-B, which translates to MSGRGKQGGKARAKAKSRSSRAGLQFPVGRVHRLLRKGNYAERVGAGAPVYLAAVLEYLTAEILELAGNAARDNKKTRIIPRHLQLAVRNDEELNKLLGGVTIAQGGVLPNIQAVLLPKKTESHKPGKNK; encoded by the coding sequence ATGTCAGGACGCGGAAAGCAGGGAGGCAAGGCCCGCGCCAAGGCCAAGTCGCGCTCGTCCCGCGCCGGCCTGCAGTTCCCGGTGGGCCGGGTGCACCGGCTGCTGCGTAAGGGCAACTACGCCGAGCGGGTGGGGGCCGGCGCCCCGGTGTACCTGGCTGCGGTGCTGGAGTACCTGACGGCCGAGATCCTGGAGCTGGCGGGCAACGCGGCCCGCGACAACAAAAAGACGCGCATCATCCCTCGCCATTTGCAGCTGGCCGTGAGAAATGACGAAGAGCTCAACAAGTTACTCGGGGGTGTCACCATTGCCCAGGGCGGCGTCCTGCCCAATATCCAGGCGGTCTTGTTACCTAAGAAAACGGAGAGTCACAAGCCTGGCAAGAACAAGTAA